The proteins below are encoded in one region of bacterium:
- a CDS encoding T9SS type A sorting domain-containing protein has translation MKRDIAAFFCLARTLGLALLFCLSLAGSSRAAVSAQFWPDSLDFGDIPTGATVTRTFWVKNTGTDSLIKEITSNRIDVVRYTLSQSSIRLAAGDSVEVTLGIMPLVNVEEVYSRILLSEIKNGIEYTSLDFIGPIITYRSVTSGLDWRPWQFRRSLYPQQFVVTGSRAAALRNAGLSVIPDSIALNKLYADQDSFLIGVEAGPTTPSKVYKLLFTDGASTLDSLHFQVIESWPRVYPSSDSLRFSSQSDIDTLVLRGLDLWPGCTFQFASSFLTVLSADLSADTLVRLAVRLERRPTAYTDTLRVSNPDNTYMRYRTLIHISADALPLAPESGAPGAALPRAFSLGANVPNPFNPSTSITYSVGGEAPVTVHLSVFNLRGQVVAVLVDRVIAPGQYTVNWDGRGRGGEQLSSGVYFYRLTAGDFNLTRKMVLLK, from the coding sequence CCTGGCCGGCAGTTCCCGCGCCGCGGTGAGTGCGCAGTTCTGGCCCGACTCGCTCGATTTTGGAGATATACCTACCGGTGCGACAGTCACGCGGACATTCTGGGTGAAAAACACCGGCACGGACAGCCTGATAAAGGAAATCACCAGTAACAGGATAGATGTGGTGCGGTACACTTTGTCGCAATCAAGTATTCGGTTGGCTGCCGGAGACAGTGTCGAGGTGACATTGGGGATCATGCCCCTGGTGAATGTAGAAGAGGTTTATTCTCGAATCTTGCTCAGCGAGATCAAAAATGGCATCGAATACACTTCGCTCGATTTCATCGGACCGATAATCACTTACCGATCAGTTACATCCGGTCTGGATTGGCGGCCGTGGCAATTCCGTCGCAGTCTATATCCACAGCAGTTCGTGGTTACCGGCAGCCGGGCGGCGGCTCTGCGGAATGCCGGGCTCAGTGTCATCCCCGACAGCATCGCGCTGAACAAGCTCTATGCCGACCAGGATTCGTTCCTGATTGGAGTGGAGGCCGGGCCGACTACTCCCTCAAAAGTCTACAAGCTTCTGTTTACAGATGGAGCCAGCACCCTGGATAGCCTTCATTTTCAAGTAATTGAGAGCTGGCCAAGAGTCTACCCTTCCTCTGACAGTCTCCGTTTCAGCTCTCAGAGCGATATCGATACACTGGTATTGCGTGGGCTGGATCTCTGGCCCGGCTGCACTTTCCAGTTTGCGTCGTCTTTTTTGACTGTTCTATCGGCCGATTTGTCAGCCGACACTCTTGTCCGCCTTGCCGTGCGCCTGGAACGCCGTCCAACTGCATATACCGACACTCTCAGGGTGAGCAATCCGGACAATACCTATATGCGATACAGAACTCTCATACACATTTCAGCCGACGCCCTCCCGCTGGCGCCAGAGTCCGGCGCTCCCGGCGCGGCCCTGCCGCGGGCGTTCAGCCTGGGGGCGAATGTACCCAACCCGTTCAACCCCTCCACCTCCATAACCTACAGCGTGGGCGGAGAGGCCCCGGTGACGGTGCACCTGAGCGTGTTCAACCTGCGCGGGCAGGTAGTGGCGGTCCTGGTGGACCGGGTAATCGCGCCGGGGCAGTATACGGTGAATTGGGATGGCCGCGGACGGGGCGGGGAACAGCTTTCCAGCGGCGTGTATTTCTA